The Enhydrobacter sp. sequence GGGCATCGTCAGTGTCACCCATACACCCGGCTTCCCACCGGCCGATATCGCCCAATGCGGTCCGGCGCTGGTGGTCTACGGCCACGACAGGGAGACCGTCGACGCCGCGGCCGACCGTCTCGTCCAGGCAGTGAAGGCGCAGGAGAAGGCCTTTGCCGGCGAGCTGCTCGATCCGGACGCCGCGGCCTTGCGCGCCATCGAACTGTCGAAGAAGGCGACGAAGCCGATCGTGCTCGCCGATGTGCAGGACAATCCCGGTGCCGGCGGCACGTCCGACACGGTCGGCCTCCTGGCGGCGCTGATGCGCCACAAGGCGAACGGCGCGGTGATCGGCATGATCGTCGACGAGGATGCCGCCCGGGCCGCGCTCGAGACCGGCGAAGGCAAGGTCATGCGGCGGGGTATCGGCGCGGTCGTGGGCTATGCCGGCGAGACGCCGGTCGAGGCCGACTGGCGCGTCGTCCGGCTGGGCGACGGCAAGTTCACCGGGACTGGTCCGTTCTATGGCGGTGCCAAATTCCAGATCGGGCCGATGGCGCTGGTGACCGACGAGGCGAGCGGCGTGTCGGCGGTACTGGCCTGCCGGCGCGTCCAGGCGGCCGACCAGGAGATGTTCCGCCACGTCGGCGTCGAGCCCTCGAAAGTGCCGATCCTGGCGCTGAAATCGACCGTCCATTTCCGCGCCGACTTCCAGCCGATCGCCGAGACGATCCTGGTGGTGCAATCGCCCGGCGCGCACATCACCGATCCGACCGAGATGCCCTACAAGCACCTGCGCAAGGGCATCAGGCTCCGGCCGATGGGGCCGACCTGGAACGGCGCATCGTAGGGCGCTTCCTTATGAGACGAGCCCGACGCCCGCAGTTTCTTCAGCCGGATCGGAAGGCCGGGCGCAGCGCCACCACGAGCGGAACCGTGATCAGCGCCAGGCCGCCGACGCAGGCAATGGCCGGGCCAAGGCCGATCGCGTCGCCCAGCAGGCCGAACAGGAAGGGGCTGCTGGCGCCGGCGATCGAGCCGCCGGTGTAGAATACGGCGAAGGCATGGGTGCGGCGCTCGGCGGCGACGAATTCGGGCACGGTGCCGTAGAGCACCGATGACGTGCCGTTCAGCATCAGCCCGAGCAGCGGGAGCAACGCAAGGGAGGTCGCAAGCGACAGGGGCAGAATGGCCACGATGAGCGCGGTCGTCGCCGCCTCCGTCAGCACGACCGACGGCACGACGCCGAGCCGCGCGCCGACCCAACCCATCACGAGCTTGCCCGCGGCGCCACCGGCGAACAGCAGCGACAGGCCGAGACCGATGGTCGGCAGATCGGCGCCTTTGCCGCGCAACAGGAAGGGCAGGAAGATCAGAAAGCCACTGCGTACCGAACTGTCGACGATATGGATGAAAAACAGCAGCCAGAACGCCCACGGACGGTCCCGCCCGGCCGCCTGGCGCGTTGTGTCGCCTGCCGCGGCGCCACTGCGCGCCGGCAGCGTCGCCAGGATGACCCCTGCGCCGGCCACTGCGATCGCCGCCGTCAGCAGCAGGGCATCGCGCCAGCCGAACGAGGCCGCGACCAGCGCGAACAGCGCCGGCAGCGCGACCTTGCCCACGTCGCCGGTGAAGTTGTAGGTGCCGAGCGCGCCGCGCGAGCGAAGACCGGGAAAGGCGGCGGAGACCAGCGTCGAAGCGATGGGATGCTGGGTGGCTCCTCCGAGGCCCGCCAGCAGGAGGCCGGCGACAATGCCGTAGAGCGACCCGGTGAGGCCGGCGAGCCCATAGCCCAGCGCCACCAGTGCCGTGCCGAAGGCGAGCACGGTCACGTTGCCGAGACGGCCGGCCAACCAGCCCGACGGGATCTGGCCGGTCGCCATGGCGCCCGAATAGACCGCCTTCAATCCGCCGACCGCCGCATAGCTCAAGCCGAACTGCGCCTGCAGCAGCGGATAGAGCACGTTCAGAAGGTCGGTGAAGCCGTCGTGCAGGGCGTGCGCGCCGCCGCACACGGTCAGCGTCTTGCGAGGAGAGAGGGGAGTCTCGGCGGCGACCGTCATCTCGCCGCCACAATACTACCGGCCCGGCATCTCGGCGAACCAAAAGGCCGCCTGCTGGTGGAAGTCGTTCTCGGCGAAGGCGGTGTCCAGGATGAGCGTCGGCTTGCCGTTGCGCGGGTAGCGTACCGAGCTTTCGCGCCGGAAGGCGGTGTCGCAATGATGGAAAATGAGCACGTCGCCCTGCCGCCGGTGCATCACGAACTCGTGGATCTTGCGGATATTGACCAGGCTGATGACGTAGCGCCCGTCGCTCCCGTTCTTGGCCATCTGCTTCACCGGAATGTCGCGGCCGCCGTTGTACAGGCCCATCACCGCGAGCGCCTCCGGCGCCATCATCACCTCGTGGCCGTAGAAGTACAGCCAGCGCACCATGCGGTCGCCGCGTTCCGAGAGCGTGAAGGGCTTGTGGCCGAAGGGACCGCTGTTCGAGCAGGCGCCGAGCGGAAGGACCAGCGCAGCGCCAAGCAATGTGCGCCGCGAGACACGATACTCTCTCAAGCTCACTCCTTTTCGGCGGTGGTCATATCCACTTCCACCGGCGCAATGACTTCCAACTCGCCATTGCGGATCGCGCGGAAGAAGCAGTTGTGGCGTCCGGTATGGCAAGCGACGCCGGTCTGCTCGACCTCGACCAGCAACGTGTCGCCGTCGCAATCCACCCGCAGGTCGACCAATCGCTGGATGTGCCCGGATGTCTCGCCCTTGCGCCACGGTGCCCGGCGCGAGCGCGACCAGTAGCAGACGCGGCCGGTGCGCATCGTCTCCTCGACCGCATGACGGTCCATCCAGGCCATCATCAGCACCTCGCCCGTGCCGTGCTGCTGGGCGATGGCGGCGACGAGGCCCCGATCGTCGAACTGGATCGCGGCCATCATCTTGTCGATGGCGGCCGTCGGGTAGGTTACAGGGGCGGCGGTGGACATGAGCGTACCTTGGCCTCGAAGCGGAACGGGGCGTATAATCGCGCCTTTCTCGCTTGGCAAATCGGGATCGCGTTGAAGAAGCCGGCCAAAGCCCCCTCGCACAGCCACGACCACAGCCACTGCATCGAGGATGCCGTCGCCGCGGCGGAGAAGGTGTGCGACGCCAAAGGGCTGCGGTTCACGCCGCTGCGTCGGCGCGTCCTCGAGCTCGTCTGGTCGAGCCACAAGCCGGTCGGCGCCTATGCGTTGCTCGACGAACTGCGCAACGAGGAGCTGGGTTCGGCGCCACCGACAGTCTATCGCGCCCTCGACTTCCTGATCGAGCATGGGCTGATCCATCGCATCGAGCGCATGAACGCCTTCATCGGCTGCAGCCATCCCGGCGAGGCCCATCGCGGCTTCTTCCTGATCTGCGGCGAGTGCGGCAATGCGGAGGAACTGCAGAGCGACGGCGTTGCCGACACGATCGCGGCCAGCGCCGGCCGGCGCGGCTTCCTCGCCCGCGACATGACGCTCGAGGTGACCGGCACCTGCGCCGAATGCCGTCGATCGGCCTGAGCTTCACAAACCGCGGAAAAGGCGG is a genomic window containing:
- a CDS encoding M81 family metallopeptidase, with amino-acid sequence MARIAVGGFQHETNTFAPQQATWADFERADAWPPLLRGKELIGGVAGFNIPVAGAVERLAELGHEIVPLAWASAPPASYVTKDAYERMWALFDSDLRQLGPLDAIYLDLHGAMVAEHTEDGEGEWLRRIRGIVGTELPIVASLDYHANLTPDMARLATALVGYRTYPHIDMAATGRRAAGLLDRLLKDRRPVYRAYRQLDFLIPLVWQCTFIEPAKSIFDLVGELETGGKSHNQGIVSVTHTPGFPPADIAQCGPALVVYGHDRETVDAAADRLVQAVKAQEKAFAGELLDPDAAALRAIELSKKATKPIVLADVQDNPGAGGTSDTVGLLAALMRHKANGAVIGMIVDEDAARAALETGEGKVMRRGIGAVVGYAGETPVEADWRVVRLGDGKFTGTGPFYGGAKFQIGPMALVTDEASGVSAVLACRRVQAADQEMFRHVGVEPSKVPILALKSTVHFRADFQPIAETILVVQSPGAHITDPTEMPYKHLRKGIRLRPMGPTWNGAS
- a CDS encoding Fur family transcriptional regulator — translated: MKKPAKAPSHSHDHSHCIEDAVAAAEKVCDAKGLRFTPLRRRVLELVWSSHKPVGAYALLDELRNEELGSAPPTVYRALDFLIEHGLIHRIERMNAFIGCSHPGEAHRGFFLICGECGNAEELQSDGVADTIAASAGRRGFLARDMTLEVTGTCAECRRSA
- a CDS encoding MFS transporter encodes the protein MTVAAETPLSPRKTLTVCGGAHALHDGFTDLLNVLYPLLQAQFGLSYAAVGGLKAVYSGAMATGQIPSGWLAGRLGNVTVLAFGTALVALGYGLAGLTGSLYGIVAGLLLAGLGGATQHPIASTLVSAAFPGLRSRGALGTYNFTGDVGKVALPALFALVAASFGWRDALLLTAAIAVAGAGVILATLPARSGAAAGDTTRQAAGRDRPWAFWLLFFIHIVDSSVRSGFLIFLPFLLRGKGADLPTIGLGLSLLFAGGAAGKLVMGWVGARLGVVPSVVLTEAATTALIVAILPLSLATSLALLPLLGLMLNGTSSVLYGTVPEFVAAERRTHAFAVFYTGGSIAGASSPFLFGLLGDAIGLGPAIACVGGLALITVPLVVALRPAFRSG
- the hisI gene encoding phosphoribosyl-AMP cyclohydrolase; translated protein: MSTAAPVTYPTAAIDKMMAAIQFDDRGLVAAIAQQHGTGEVLMMAWMDRHAVEETMRTGRVCYWSRSRRAPWRKGETSGHIQRLVDLRVDCDGDTLLVEVEQTGVACHTGRHNCFFRAIRNGELEVIAPVEVDMTTAEKE